The Carassius gibelio isolate Cgi1373 ecotype wild population from Czech Republic chromosome B22, carGib1.2-hapl.c, whole genome shotgun sequence genome window below encodes:
- the LOC127987899 gene encoding GTP-binding protein 2 — protein MDAQVANHCSIKSAAKTSITQDAAECGIANTAKKKPRSRRGRRGKRRRGKKANEPPPFLPPEAEEGNIEYKLKLVNPTQYRFEHLATQLKWRLQEGRGEAVYQIGVEDNGLLVGLIEEDMKASLKTLRRMAEKVGADITLLREREMDCDRARRKIAEVLVRKVPDDQQFLDLRVAVLGNVDSGKSTLLGVLTQGELDNGRGRARLNLFRHLHEIQTGRTSSISFEILGFNSKGEVVNYSDSRTAEEICESSSKMITFIDLAGHYKYLKTTIFGLTSYCPDFAMLVVGANTGIAGTTREHLGLAMALKVPIFIVVSKVDLCGKSTVEKTVRQLERVLKQPGCNKVPMVVSNPDDAVTAAQQFAQSSSVTPIFTLSSVSGESLDLLKVFFNILPPLSNSKEQEELMQQLTEFQVDEIYSVPDVGTVVGGTLYSGVCREGDRLVVGPTDDGRFLRLKVCSIHRNRSGCRVLRAGQAATLALGNFDRSLLRKGMVMVSPKMNPTICWQFEAAIVLLFHAKTFRSGFQVTVHVGNVRQTATVECLLGKEELRTGERAVVCFRFLKHPEYLRVGAKLLFRVGVTKGIGHVTHLLPSTQNHMPDQNRNQNHS, from the exons ATGGATGCGCAGGTTGCAAACCATTGCAGCATCAAGTCTGCCGCAAAGACGAGCATCACGCAGGATGCAGCTGAATGCGGGATCGCCAACACGGCGAAGAAGAAACCCCGCTCGAGGAGAGGCAGGAGAGGCAAGCGACGGAGGGGCAAGAAGGCCAACGAGCCTCCGCCGTTTCTACCTCCGGAG GCTGAAGAGGGAAACATTGAATACAAG CTGAAGCTGGTGAACCCCACGCAGTATCGGTTCGAACACTTGGCCACGCAGCTGAAGTGGCGACTGCAGGAGGGCCGCGGGGAGGCCGTGTATCAGATTGGGGTGGAGGATAACGGGCTGCTGGTTGGACTCATAGAAGAAGATATGAAAGCCTCTCTTAAGACTCTTCGCAGAATGGCTGAGAA GGTTGGAGCCGATATCACGCtcctgagagagagggagatggaCTGTGACAGAGCGAGACGGAAAATCGCTGAAGTTCTTGTGCGGAAAGTTCCAGATGACCAGCAG tttCTGGATCTCCGTGTGGCTGTTCTGGGTAATGTGGACTCAGGGAAGTCAACTCTGCTGGGGGTACTGACTCAGGGCGAGCTGGATAACGGACGGGGCAGGGCCAGACTCAACCTCTTCAGACACCTGCATGAGATTCAGACCGGACGGACGTCCAGCATCAGTTTTGAGATCCTGGGGTTTAACAGCAAAGGAGAG gTTGTAAACTACAGTGACTCCCGTACAGCAGAGGAGATCTGTGAGAGCTCTTCTAAGATGATCACTTTTATTGACCTGGCTGGTCATTATAAGTACTTGAAGACCACTATATTTGGCCTGACAAGCTACTGCCCAGACTTTGCCATGCTGGTGGTGGGAGCCAATACTGGCATtg CTGGCACAACTAGAGAGCATCTGGGTCTGGCCATGGCGCTGAAGGTGCCCATATTCATTGTGGTGAGTAAGGTGGACCTCTGCGGTAAAAGCACAGTGGAGAAAACGGTTCGTCAGTTGGAGAGAGTGCTCAAACAGCCCGGCTGCAACAAGGTCCCAATGGTGGTGTCCAACCCTGATGATGCAGTCACGGCTGCACAGCAGTTTGCACAATCCTCCAG TGTGACGCCCATCTTCACCCTCTCCAGTGTCTCTGGGGAGAGTCTGGACCTTCTGAAGGTCTTTTTCAACATTCTTCCTCCTCTGAGCAACAGCAAGGAGCAAGAGGAGCTCATGCAGCAGCTCACAGAGTTTCAG GTGGATGAGATTTACAGTGTTCCTGATGTAGGAACAGTAGTTGGTGGAACACTGTACAG TGGTGTGTGTCGTGAAGGAGACCGGCTGGTTGTGGGTCCCACCGATGATGGGCGGTTCTTGAGGTTGAAGGTGTGCAGTATCCACAGAAATCGTTCCGGCTGCCGCGTGCTAAGAGCTGGACAGGCCGCCACACTTGCACTTGGGAACTTTGATCGCTCATTACTACGAAAG GGCATGGTCATGGTAAGTCCCAAAATGAACCCTACAATTTGctggcagtttgaggccgccaTAGTCCTCCTGTTCCACGCCAAGACTTTCCGCAGTGGTTTCCAAGTCACAGTGCACGTGGGGAATGTAAGGCAGACTGCCACGGTGGAGTGTCTGCTTGGAAAG GAGGAGCTGCGGACAGGCGAGAGAGCTGTAGTGTGTTTTAGATTCTTAAAACACCCTGAGTACTTGCGTGTGGGAGCCAAGCTGCTCTTCAGAGTGGGGGTGACCAAAGGCATCGGACATGTGACGCACCTCCTACCCTCCACCCAGAACCACATGCCTGATCAGAACCGCAACCAGAACCATAGTTAG
- the tp53bp2b gene encoding apoptosis-stimulating of p53 protein 2b isoform X2, translated as MMPMFLTVYLSNSDKHFTELPITPETLCRDVVDMCKEPGEVDCYLAEMWRGSERVIGDSERIIEVLQRWGQQRAEVRFFLRHDRAPGHDTGGHRAPESLARRNAVKGTIDRHMENGMAAPHMDITLSELQEMASRQQQQINAQQQLLATKEQRLRFLKLQDQRQQQQQASEQEKLRLLRENAENQEAKLRRVRALKGQVEQKRISNSKLVEEIEQMNGLFQQKQRELVVAVSRVEELSRQLDMLRGGKMDVPHEAGPSSSGELERLYKELQLRNKLNQEQSAKLQQQRENLNKRNVEMAAMDKRVAELRERLWKKKAALQQKENLPPSEGQSSQPTGTSRVAAVGPYIQTTPAPPVPPRQEILVKPAYPDGTATLPKPLPKPNTGIGFLTSKISKVSDLFSNTETNSNSHGHSSTLPRMTSHGSHEKDSEADLKPPPLPLRKNQSSEDLLRDSQSAGRPFGKVPPPVPSKPKPALPGQSTFSKPPYSTGTFPGKARPANQKPPVPLPSHNNTLPLPLPPKPDTLPAATVRPFTSDTLAGKESATPTTLHKPQTVAARSIYSMYTQQSTLGKGYQGQSTLTRSQPRLYGKPVIPSSGGQQSLFQDINHLEKTEGLDIDQVDQGNNMAPASSSVEGQEGERAPRPLSPTKLLPFLSNSHRLQSDADLEALRKRLHHAPRPLKKRGSITESEGPGGPNIQKLLYQKTTLAAMETTITPAAFFQAEGEDGCRPVADESSRPHEGHRDTTIPECEKEDEELTPPPLPPRSPIMDDNSISSTVPKEPPLKEEQEVYGPAAPEPYVEEYPPYPPPPYPSMTDQEGPGEDTVNMKAPEVTGQVMLPPGKRTNLRKTGSERINHGMRVHFNPLALLLDSSLEGEYDLVQRIIYEVEDPSLPNDEGITALHNAVCAGHTEIVKFLVQFGVNANAADSDGWTPLHCAASCNNVQVCKFLVESGAAVYATTYSDMQTAADKCEEMEEGYAQCSQFLYGVQEKMGIMNRGVVYALWDYDAESPDELSFKEGDCLTVLRREDGEETEWWWARCADNEGYIPRNLLGLYPRIKPRQRTLA; from the exons GAGGTCACAGGGCTCCAGAGTCTCTTGCCAGAAGAAACGCAGTGAAGGGGACGATAGACAGACACATGGAAAATGGA ATGGCAGCTCCTCATATGGACATCACTCTCAGTGAATTGCAAGAGATGGCATCACGCCAACAACAACAGATCAACGCACAACAACAACTCCTAGCCACAAAG GAACAGCGACTGCGCTTCCTGAAGCTGCAGGACCagcggcagcagcagcagcaggcgtCTGAGCAGGAGAAACTGCGACTGCTGCGGGAGAACGCAGAGAACCAGGAGGCCAAACTGCGCAGGGTTCGAGCTCTGAAAGGACAAGTGGAACAGAAACGCATCAGCAACAGTAAACTAG TGGAGGAGATCGAGCAGATGAATGGTCTGTTTCAGCAGAAGCAGCGGGAGCTGGTGGTGGCCGTCAGCAGGGTGGAGGAGTTGAGTCGACAACTGGACATGTTACGTGGCGGCAAAATGGACGTCCCACATGAAGCTGGACCGAGTTCAAGCGGAGAACTCGAGCGACTGTACAAAGAGCTTCAG CTGAGGAATAAATTGAACCAAGAGCAAAGTGCCAAACTCCAGCAGCAGAGAGAGAATCTAAACAAGAGGAACGTAGAAATGGCTGCCATGGACAAAAGAGTGGCTGAACTGAGAGAGAGGCTCTGGAAGAAAAAGGCTGCTCTCCAACAGAAAGAGAACTTGCCT CCATCTGAAGGACAGAGCTCTCAGCCCACCGGCACTTCCAGGGTTGCTGCTGTTGGGCCGTACATCCAGACCACCCCGGCTCCTCCAGTTCCTCCCAGGCAGGAGATTCTAGTGAAGCCTGCTTATCCCGACGGCACAGCCACCCTTCCCAAACCTCTCCCTAAACCGAACACAG GTATTGGTTTCTTGACAAGTAAGATCTCCAAGGTGTCAGATTTGTTTTCCAACACAGAAACTAACAGCAACTCCCATGGCCACTCCTCCACCCTTCCCCGCATGACCAGCCACGGATCCCACGAGAAAG ATTCTGAGGCGGATTTGAAACCTCCGCCCTTGCCTTTACGCAAGAACCAGAGTAGTGAGGACCTCTTGAGGGACAGCCAG TCTGCAGGTAGACCCTTTGGGAAGGTTCCTCCTCCTGTTCCAagcaagcccaaacctgctctaCCAGGCCAGTCCACCTTCAGTAAACCTCCTTACAGCACGGGCACCTTCCCTGGCAAAGCTAgaccagccaatcagaaacccCCAGTGCCCCTTCCATCCCACAACAACACCTTACCCCTACCTCTGCCCCCTAAACCGGACACCTTACCTGCGGCGACAGTACGTCCTTTCACGTCAGATACTTTGGCAGGGAAGGAGAGCGCCACCCCCACTACTCTTCACAAACCCCAGACGGTGGCAGCGAGATCCATCTACTCCATGTACACCCAACAAAGCACTCTTGGGAAGGGTTATCAAGGGCAAAGTACCCTGACCCGTTCACAGCCTCGAT TATATGGTAAACCAGTCATCCCATCCAGTGGGGGCCAGCAGTCTCTTTTCCAGGACATCAATCATCTTGAGAAAACTGAAGGTCTAGATATTGACCAAGTGGACCAGGGCAACAATATGGCCCCTGCATCCTCCTCTGTTGAGGGCCAGGAGGGAGAACGCGCTCCTCGGCCCCTCAGCCCAACCAAACTTCTCCCGTTCCTCTCAAATTCCCATCGGCTCCAGAGCGATGCTGATTTGGAGGCCCTGAGGAAAAGACTGCACCATGCACCCAGACCTCTTAAAAAGCGTGGCTCTATAACAGAATCTGAGGGGCCTGGTGGACCCAACATCCAGAAGCTCCTCTACCAGAAGACCACGTTGGCAGCCATGGAGACCACTATAACCCCAGCTGCCTTCTTTCAGGCGGAAGGTGAGGATGGATGCAGGCCAGTAGCTGACGAGAGCAGTAGACCCCATGAAGGACACCGTGATACAACAATACCTGAGTGTGAGAAAGAGGACGAGGAGCTGACGCCTCCACCGCTTCCACCTCGATCGCCTATCATGGATGACAACTCCATTTCTAGTACTGTACCGAAGGAACCACCGCTGAAAGAAGAACAGGAAGTCTATGGCCCAGCCGCTCCAGAACCCTATGTTGAGGAGTACCCACCTTACCCTCCACCTCCATATCCCAGCATGACAGACCAGGAGGGACCAGGAGAGGACACCGTCAATATGAAGGCTCCAGAGGTCACAGGACAGGTCATGCTACCACCG GGCAAAAGAACAAACCTACGTAAGACGGGCTCGGAGCGCATTAACCACGGGATGCGTGTGCACTTTAACCCTCTGGCCCTTCTGTTGGACTCCTCTTTAGAGGGCGAGTATGACCTTGTCCAGAGGATCATATATGAG GTGGAAGACCCCAGTTTACCCAATGATGAGGGCATTACTGCTCTGCACAATGCTGTGTGTGCTGGACACACGGAAATCGTAAAGTTCCTGGTGCAGTTTGGAGTTAACGCGAATGCCGCAGACAGCGATGGATG GACTCCCCTGCACTGTGCTGCTTCCTGTAATAACGTGCAAGTATGTAAGTTCCTGGTGGAATCGGGAGCTGCCGTATACGCCACAACCTACAGCGATATGCAGACGGCGGCTGACAAGTGTGAGGAGATGGAAGAAGGTTACGCCCAATGTTCGCAGTTTCTCTATG gtgtgCAGGAGAAGATGGGCATCATGAACAGGGGCGTTGTTTATGCCCTTTGGGACTATGATGCTGAGAGCCCGGATGAATTGTCCTTTAAGGAAGGAGACTGTCTGACCGTCCTACGGAGAGAAGACGGTGAAGAAACAGAGTGGTGGTGGGCAAGATGTGCCGACAATGAGGGCTACATACCTCGCAACCTCCTCGGG CTGTACCCCAGAATCAAGCCCAGACAGAGGACCCTTGCGTAA
- the tp53bp2b gene encoding apoptosis-stimulating of p53 protein 2b isoform X1, translating to MMPMFLTVYLSNSDKHFTELPITPETLCRDVVDMCKEPGEVDCYLAEMWRGSERVIGDSERIIEVLQRWGQQRAEVRFFLRHDRAPGHDTGGHRAPESLARRNAVKGTIDRHMENGMAAPHMDITLSELQEMASRQQQQINAQQQLLATKEQRLRFLKLQDQRQQQQQASEQEKLRLLRENAENQEAKLRRVRALKGQVEQKRISNSKLVEEIEQMNGLFQQKQRELVVAVSRVEELSRQLDMLRGGKMDVPHEAGPSSSGELERLYKELQLRNKLNQEQSAKLQQQRENLNKRNVEMAAMDKRVAELRERLWKKKAALQQKENLPQPSEGQSSQPTGTSRVAAVGPYIQTTPAPPVPPRQEILVKPAYPDGTATLPKPLPKPNTGIGFLTSKISKVSDLFSNTETNSNSHGHSSTLPRMTSHGSHEKDSEADLKPPPLPLRKNQSSEDLLRDSQSAGRPFGKVPPPVPSKPKPALPGQSTFSKPPYSTGTFPGKARPANQKPPVPLPSHNNTLPLPLPPKPDTLPAATVRPFTSDTLAGKESATPTTLHKPQTVAARSIYSMYTQQSTLGKGYQGQSTLTRSQPRLYGKPVIPSSGGQQSLFQDINHLEKTEGLDIDQVDQGNNMAPASSSVEGQEGERAPRPLSPTKLLPFLSNSHRLQSDADLEALRKRLHHAPRPLKKRGSITESEGPGGPNIQKLLYQKTTLAAMETTITPAAFFQAEGEDGCRPVADESSRPHEGHRDTTIPECEKEDEELTPPPLPPRSPIMDDNSISSTVPKEPPLKEEQEVYGPAAPEPYVEEYPPYPPPPYPSMTDQEGPGEDTVNMKAPEVTGQVMLPPGKRTNLRKTGSERINHGMRVHFNPLALLLDSSLEGEYDLVQRIIYEVEDPSLPNDEGITALHNAVCAGHTEIVKFLVQFGVNANAADSDGWTPLHCAASCNNVQVCKFLVESGAAVYATTYSDMQTAADKCEEMEEGYAQCSQFLYGVQEKMGIMNRGVVYALWDYDAESPDELSFKEGDCLTVLRREDGEETEWWWARCADNEGYIPRNLLGLYPRIKPRQRTLA from the exons GAGGTCACAGGGCTCCAGAGTCTCTTGCCAGAAGAAACGCAGTGAAGGGGACGATAGACAGACACATGGAAAATGGA ATGGCAGCTCCTCATATGGACATCACTCTCAGTGAATTGCAAGAGATGGCATCACGCCAACAACAACAGATCAACGCACAACAACAACTCCTAGCCACAAAG GAACAGCGACTGCGCTTCCTGAAGCTGCAGGACCagcggcagcagcagcagcaggcgtCTGAGCAGGAGAAACTGCGACTGCTGCGGGAGAACGCAGAGAACCAGGAGGCCAAACTGCGCAGGGTTCGAGCTCTGAAAGGACAAGTGGAACAGAAACGCATCAGCAACAGTAAACTAG TGGAGGAGATCGAGCAGATGAATGGTCTGTTTCAGCAGAAGCAGCGGGAGCTGGTGGTGGCCGTCAGCAGGGTGGAGGAGTTGAGTCGACAACTGGACATGTTACGTGGCGGCAAAATGGACGTCCCACATGAAGCTGGACCGAGTTCAAGCGGAGAACTCGAGCGACTGTACAAAGAGCTTCAG CTGAGGAATAAATTGAACCAAGAGCAAAGTGCCAAACTCCAGCAGCAGAGAGAGAATCTAAACAAGAGGAACGTAGAAATGGCTGCCATGGACAAAAGAGTGGCTGAACTGAGAGAGAGGCTCTGGAAGAAAAAGGCTGCTCTCCAACAGAAAGAGAACTTGCCT CAGCCATCTGAAGGACAGAGCTCTCAGCCCACCGGCACTTCCAGGGTTGCTGCTGTTGGGCCGTACATCCAGACCACCCCGGCTCCTCCAGTTCCTCCCAGGCAGGAGATTCTAGTGAAGCCTGCTTATCCCGACGGCACAGCCACCCTTCCCAAACCTCTCCCTAAACCGAACACAG GTATTGGTTTCTTGACAAGTAAGATCTCCAAGGTGTCAGATTTGTTTTCCAACACAGAAACTAACAGCAACTCCCATGGCCACTCCTCCACCCTTCCCCGCATGACCAGCCACGGATCCCACGAGAAAG ATTCTGAGGCGGATTTGAAACCTCCGCCCTTGCCTTTACGCAAGAACCAGAGTAGTGAGGACCTCTTGAGGGACAGCCAG TCTGCAGGTAGACCCTTTGGGAAGGTTCCTCCTCCTGTTCCAagcaagcccaaacctgctctaCCAGGCCAGTCCACCTTCAGTAAACCTCCTTACAGCACGGGCACCTTCCCTGGCAAAGCTAgaccagccaatcagaaacccCCAGTGCCCCTTCCATCCCACAACAACACCTTACCCCTACCTCTGCCCCCTAAACCGGACACCTTACCTGCGGCGACAGTACGTCCTTTCACGTCAGATACTTTGGCAGGGAAGGAGAGCGCCACCCCCACTACTCTTCACAAACCCCAGACGGTGGCAGCGAGATCCATCTACTCCATGTACACCCAACAAAGCACTCTTGGGAAGGGTTATCAAGGGCAAAGTACCCTGACCCGTTCACAGCCTCGAT TATATGGTAAACCAGTCATCCCATCCAGTGGGGGCCAGCAGTCTCTTTTCCAGGACATCAATCATCTTGAGAAAACTGAAGGTCTAGATATTGACCAAGTGGACCAGGGCAACAATATGGCCCCTGCATCCTCCTCTGTTGAGGGCCAGGAGGGAGAACGCGCTCCTCGGCCCCTCAGCCCAACCAAACTTCTCCCGTTCCTCTCAAATTCCCATCGGCTCCAGAGCGATGCTGATTTGGAGGCCCTGAGGAAAAGACTGCACCATGCACCCAGACCTCTTAAAAAGCGTGGCTCTATAACAGAATCTGAGGGGCCTGGTGGACCCAACATCCAGAAGCTCCTCTACCAGAAGACCACGTTGGCAGCCATGGAGACCACTATAACCCCAGCTGCCTTCTTTCAGGCGGAAGGTGAGGATGGATGCAGGCCAGTAGCTGACGAGAGCAGTAGACCCCATGAAGGACACCGTGATACAACAATACCTGAGTGTGAGAAAGAGGACGAGGAGCTGACGCCTCCACCGCTTCCACCTCGATCGCCTATCATGGATGACAACTCCATTTCTAGTACTGTACCGAAGGAACCACCGCTGAAAGAAGAACAGGAAGTCTATGGCCCAGCCGCTCCAGAACCCTATGTTGAGGAGTACCCACCTTACCCTCCACCTCCATATCCCAGCATGACAGACCAGGAGGGACCAGGAGAGGACACCGTCAATATGAAGGCTCCAGAGGTCACAGGACAGGTCATGCTACCACCG GGCAAAAGAACAAACCTACGTAAGACGGGCTCGGAGCGCATTAACCACGGGATGCGTGTGCACTTTAACCCTCTGGCCCTTCTGTTGGACTCCTCTTTAGAGGGCGAGTATGACCTTGTCCAGAGGATCATATATGAG GTGGAAGACCCCAGTTTACCCAATGATGAGGGCATTACTGCTCTGCACAATGCTGTGTGTGCTGGACACACGGAAATCGTAAAGTTCCTGGTGCAGTTTGGAGTTAACGCGAATGCCGCAGACAGCGATGGATG GACTCCCCTGCACTGTGCTGCTTCCTGTAATAACGTGCAAGTATGTAAGTTCCTGGTGGAATCGGGAGCTGCCGTATACGCCACAACCTACAGCGATATGCAGACGGCGGCTGACAAGTGTGAGGAGATGGAAGAAGGTTACGCCCAATGTTCGCAGTTTCTCTATG gtgtgCAGGAGAAGATGGGCATCATGAACAGGGGCGTTGTTTATGCCCTTTGGGACTATGATGCTGAGAGCCCGGATGAATTGTCCTTTAAGGAAGGAGACTGTCTGACCGTCCTACGGAGAGAAGACGGTGAAGAAACAGAGTGGTGGTGGGCAAGATGTGCCGACAATGAGGGCTACATACCTCGCAACCTCCTCGGG CTGTACCCCAGAATCAAGCCCAGACAGAGGACCCTTGCGTAA
- the tp53bp2b gene encoding apoptosis-stimulating of p53 protein 2b isoform X3, translating to MENGMAAPHMDITLSELQEMASRQQQQINAQQQLLATKEQRLRFLKLQDQRQQQQQASEQEKLRLLRENAENQEAKLRRVRALKGQVEQKRISNSKLVEEIEQMNGLFQQKQRELVVAVSRVEELSRQLDMLRGGKMDVPHEAGPSSSGELERLYKELQLRNKLNQEQSAKLQQQRENLNKRNVEMAAMDKRVAELRERLWKKKAALQQKENLPQPSEGQSSQPTGTSRVAAVGPYIQTTPAPPVPPRQEILVKPAYPDGTATLPKPLPKPNTGIGFLTSKISKVSDLFSNTETNSNSHGHSSTLPRMTSHGSHEKDSEADLKPPPLPLRKNQSSEDLLRDSQSAGRPFGKVPPPVPSKPKPALPGQSTFSKPPYSTGTFPGKARPANQKPPVPLPSHNNTLPLPLPPKPDTLPAATVRPFTSDTLAGKESATPTTLHKPQTVAARSIYSMYTQQSTLGKGYQGQSTLTRSQPRLYGKPVIPSSGGQQSLFQDINHLEKTEGLDIDQVDQGNNMAPASSSVEGQEGERAPRPLSPTKLLPFLSNSHRLQSDADLEALRKRLHHAPRPLKKRGSITESEGPGGPNIQKLLYQKTTLAAMETTITPAAFFQAEGEDGCRPVADESSRPHEGHRDTTIPECEKEDEELTPPPLPPRSPIMDDNSISSTVPKEPPLKEEQEVYGPAAPEPYVEEYPPYPPPPYPSMTDQEGPGEDTVNMKAPEVTGQVMLPPGKRTNLRKTGSERINHGMRVHFNPLALLLDSSLEGEYDLVQRIIYEVEDPSLPNDEGITALHNAVCAGHTEIVKFLVQFGVNANAADSDGWTPLHCAASCNNVQVCKFLVESGAAVYATTYSDMQTAADKCEEMEEGYAQCSQFLYGVQEKMGIMNRGVVYALWDYDAESPDELSFKEGDCLTVLRREDGEETEWWWARCADNEGYIPRNLLGLYPRIKPRQRTLA from the exons ATGGAAAATGGA ATGGCAGCTCCTCATATGGACATCACTCTCAGTGAATTGCAAGAGATGGCATCACGCCAACAACAACAGATCAACGCACAACAACAACTCCTAGCCACAAAG GAACAGCGACTGCGCTTCCTGAAGCTGCAGGACCagcggcagcagcagcagcaggcgtCTGAGCAGGAGAAACTGCGACTGCTGCGGGAGAACGCAGAGAACCAGGAGGCCAAACTGCGCAGGGTTCGAGCTCTGAAAGGACAAGTGGAACAGAAACGCATCAGCAACAGTAAACTAG TGGAGGAGATCGAGCAGATGAATGGTCTGTTTCAGCAGAAGCAGCGGGAGCTGGTGGTGGCCGTCAGCAGGGTGGAGGAGTTGAGTCGACAACTGGACATGTTACGTGGCGGCAAAATGGACGTCCCACATGAAGCTGGACCGAGTTCAAGCGGAGAACTCGAGCGACTGTACAAAGAGCTTCAG CTGAGGAATAAATTGAACCAAGAGCAAAGTGCCAAACTCCAGCAGCAGAGAGAGAATCTAAACAAGAGGAACGTAGAAATGGCTGCCATGGACAAAAGAGTGGCTGAACTGAGAGAGAGGCTCTGGAAGAAAAAGGCTGCTCTCCAACAGAAAGAGAACTTGCCT CAGCCATCTGAAGGACAGAGCTCTCAGCCCACCGGCACTTCCAGGGTTGCTGCTGTTGGGCCGTACATCCAGACCACCCCGGCTCCTCCAGTTCCTCCCAGGCAGGAGATTCTAGTGAAGCCTGCTTATCCCGACGGCACAGCCACCCTTCCCAAACCTCTCCCTAAACCGAACACAG GTATTGGTTTCTTGACAAGTAAGATCTCCAAGGTGTCAGATTTGTTTTCCAACACAGAAACTAACAGCAACTCCCATGGCCACTCCTCCACCCTTCCCCGCATGACCAGCCACGGATCCCACGAGAAAG ATTCTGAGGCGGATTTGAAACCTCCGCCCTTGCCTTTACGCAAGAACCAGAGTAGTGAGGACCTCTTGAGGGACAGCCAG TCTGCAGGTAGACCCTTTGGGAAGGTTCCTCCTCCTGTTCCAagcaagcccaaacctgctctaCCAGGCCAGTCCACCTTCAGTAAACCTCCTTACAGCACGGGCACCTTCCCTGGCAAAGCTAgaccagccaatcagaaacccCCAGTGCCCCTTCCATCCCACAACAACACCTTACCCCTACCTCTGCCCCCTAAACCGGACACCTTACCTGCGGCGACAGTACGTCCTTTCACGTCAGATACTTTGGCAGGGAAGGAGAGCGCCACCCCCACTACTCTTCACAAACCCCAGACGGTGGCAGCGAGATCCATCTACTCCATGTACACCCAACAAAGCACTCTTGGGAAGGGTTATCAAGGGCAAAGTACCCTGACCCGTTCACAGCCTCGAT TATATGGTAAACCAGTCATCCCATCCAGTGGGGGCCAGCAGTCTCTTTTCCAGGACATCAATCATCTTGAGAAAACTGAAGGTCTAGATATTGACCAAGTGGACCAGGGCAACAATATGGCCCCTGCATCCTCCTCTGTTGAGGGCCAGGAGGGAGAACGCGCTCCTCGGCCCCTCAGCCCAACCAAACTTCTCCCGTTCCTCTCAAATTCCCATCGGCTCCAGAGCGATGCTGATTTGGAGGCCCTGAGGAAAAGACTGCACCATGCACCCAGACCTCTTAAAAAGCGTGGCTCTATAACAGAATCTGAGGGGCCTGGTGGACCCAACATCCAGAAGCTCCTCTACCAGAAGACCACGTTGGCAGCCATGGAGACCACTATAACCCCAGCTGCCTTCTTTCAGGCGGAAGGTGAGGATGGATGCAGGCCAGTAGCTGACGAGAGCAGTAGACCCCATGAAGGACACCGTGATACAACAATACCTGAGTGTGAGAAAGAGGACGAGGAGCTGACGCCTCCACCGCTTCCACCTCGATCGCCTATCATGGATGACAACTCCATTTCTAGTACTGTACCGAAGGAACCACCGCTGAAAGAAGAACAGGAAGTCTATGGCCCAGCCGCTCCAGAACCCTATGTTGAGGAGTACCCACCTTACCCTCCACCTCCATATCCCAGCATGACAGACCAGGAGGGACCAGGAGAGGACACCGTCAATATGAAGGCTCCAGAGGTCACAGGACAGGTCATGCTACCACCG GGCAAAAGAACAAACCTACGTAAGACGGGCTCGGAGCGCATTAACCACGGGATGCGTGTGCACTTTAACCCTCTGGCCCTTCTGTTGGACTCCTCTTTAGAGGGCGAGTATGACCTTGTCCAGAGGATCATATATGAG GTGGAAGACCCCAGTTTACCCAATGATGAGGGCATTACTGCTCTGCACAATGCTGTGTGTGCTGGACACACGGAAATCGTAAAGTTCCTGGTGCAGTTTGGAGTTAACGCGAATGCCGCAGACAGCGATGGATG GACTCCCCTGCACTGTGCTGCTTCCTGTAATAACGTGCAAGTATGTAAGTTCCTGGTGGAATCGGGAGCTGCCGTATACGCCACAACCTACAGCGATATGCAGACGGCGGCTGACAAGTGTGAGGAGATGGAAGAAGGTTACGCCCAATGTTCGCAGTTTCTCTATG gtgtgCAGGAGAAGATGGGCATCATGAACAGGGGCGTTGTTTATGCCCTTTGGGACTATGATGCTGAGAGCCCGGATGAATTGTCCTTTAAGGAAGGAGACTGTCTGACCGTCCTACGGAGAGAAGACGGTGAAGAAACAGAGTGGTGGTGGGCAAGATGTGCCGACAATGAGGGCTACATACCTCGCAACCTCCTCGGG CTGTACCCCAGAATCAAGCCCAGACAGAGGACCCTTGCGTAA